One Nitrososphaerales archaeon genomic window, ATATAGACCCATTGCCAGTAAGAGGATTGGATAAGGCAAAGAGCATAGTGCTATTGTCAGTACTGCTTTACTAGGTGATGGTATACTACAATTACCTGACAGGGAGACCGTTAAGAGCTATTAAGCACATGCTTGGAAGTTAATCGATATTCTTAACAAATCAGAATACTCCAGATTGAATTATGCCCATGCCTCAGCTAAATAGAATGTTATTCAATACTTATATCCTTACCGTAGAACTTCTTTGGCAACCTAACTTGTAACACGCCGTTCTTGAATGACGCTTCTGCCTTTGTAGGATCCACTGTGTTTGGTAGTTTTATGGTCTTACGATAGTTTTCAAATTCCATCTCCCTTCTGTCATAATGCAATAACCTAACACATTGGGTCATTCTTGCCTTTATCGTCAGGGTATCTTCAGTGCACTTTAGATCTATATTC contains:
- a CDS encoding Hsp20/alpha crystallin family protein, yielding MDKDETEDLMSEIKRMRNVIRNIFEFPSLEEEFYDIEHKELRPLVQITETSNDVIVSVDLPCVTKENIDLKCTEDTLTIKARMTQCVRLLHYDRREMEFENYRKTIKLPNTVDPTKAEASFKNGVLQVRLPKKFYGKDISIE